From the genome of Homalodisca vitripennis isolate AUS2020 chromosome 8, UT_GWSS_2.1, whole genome shotgun sequence, one region includes:
- the LOC124368224 gene encoding uncharacterized protein LOC124368224, with product MRFGDLTTTEPALMSSYCAQFFSSSFSRSNSNQSNLVLPISVDSEDLMADCDVTFEEVEKALVNFDVYKGCGPDMIPPRVLRYCSPVLTGPIHKLFGKSLQSGVFPEALKQSYIVPIHKGGAIDNVCNYRPIAIQPTLAKIFEKLVLKKVDRILTKGIVSQQHGFFMADRPSPI from the coding sequence ATGAGGTTTGGAGATCTAACAACTACTGAACCAGCATTAATGAGCTCATACTGTGCTCAGTTCTTTTCTTCATCGTTTTCCAGATCCAACTCCAATCAGAGCAACTTGGTCTTGCCTATTTCGGTAGACTCGGAGGACTTAATGGCTGACTGTGATGTCACTTTTGAGGAGGTCGAGAAGGCTCTTGTCAATTTTGATGTTTATAAAGGTTGTGGACCGGACATGATTCCCCCGAGGGTATTGAGATATTGCAGTCCAGTTCTAACCGGTCCAATCCATAAACTTTTCGGCAAATCACTACAGAGTGGCGTCTTCCCTGAGGCTCTCAAGCAAAGTTACATTGTGCCAATTCACAAGGGGGGTGCTATcgataatgtttgtaattatcgACCAATTGCCATACAGCCAACTTTGGCCAAGATCTTCGAGAAACTGGTGTTGAAGAAGGTCGATCGAATTCTGACTAAGGGTATTGTTTCTCAGCAGCATGGTTTTTTTATGGCAGATCGACCGTCACCAATCTAG